In Pseudofrankia saprophytica, one genomic interval encodes:
- a CDS encoding alpha/beta fold hydrolase, whose amino-acid sequence MCDSGWITHLREQLDLLSFGRFVERLAQHFTVIRFDKPGCGLSDRDGADLSFDGQVAAALAVADAVGTRRFRLFGASQGGQIAAAIAARCPERVEALVVYGMCADGRELAPLDVRKSVVALVRAHWGMGLQALANAFVTDPTADEMAAFTRFQRTSASAAVAAQLLEVYYDTDIRALLPAVRTPTAVLHREGDRGTRFELGRAVAASIPGATLIPLPGSSHLYYHGDWEAVLDAALTFLGQPARRGQRLTDREFEIAELVTEGLTNHAIAGRLSVAPRTIETHVENIRRKLRMSSRAQIAAWTTEQRLRRHR is encoded by the coding sequence TTGTGCGACTCGGGGTGGATCACCCACCTCCGTGAGCAGCTGGATCTGCTTTCCTTTGGCAGGTTCGTCGAACGCCTCGCGCAGCATTTCACGGTGATTCGCTTCGACAAGCCCGGATGTGGCCTGTCGGATCGGGACGGAGCAGACCTCTCGTTCGACGGTCAGGTGGCTGCGGCGCTGGCGGTCGCCGACGCGGTGGGCACGCGCCGCTTCCGCCTGTTCGGCGCCTCGCAGGGGGGTCAGATCGCCGCCGCGATCGCGGCGAGGTGCCCGGAACGGGTCGAGGCGCTCGTGGTCTACGGAATGTGCGCCGACGGCCGAGAGCTGGCTCCGCTCGACGTCAGGAAGTCCGTCGTCGCGCTGGTGCGGGCGCACTGGGGCATGGGGCTGCAGGCGCTGGCGAACGCATTCGTCACCGATCCCACCGCGGACGAGATGGCGGCGTTCACCCGGTTCCAGCGGACGAGCGCCTCGGCCGCGGTGGCCGCCCAGCTGCTGGAGGTGTACTACGACACGGACATCCGGGCGCTCCTTCCGGCGGTCCGGACGCCGACCGCGGTCCTGCACCGCGAAGGCGACCGAGGCACCAGGTTCGAGCTGGGCCGCGCGGTCGCCGCGAGTATCCCCGGGGCCACCCTGATCCCGCTGCCAGGCTCCAGCCATCTCTACTACCACGGCGACTGGGAGGCGGTCCTGGACGCGGCACTCACCTTTCTTGGCCAGCCCGCGCGCAGGGGACAACGGCTGACGGACCGTGAGTTCGAGATCGCCGAACTGGTGACCGAGGGGCTCACCAACCATGCCATCGCCGGCCGGCTGTCCGTCGCGCCGCGAACGATCGAAACGCACGTGGAGAACATCCGACGCAAGCTGCGGATGAGCTCCCGCGCCCAGATCGCGGCCTGGACCACCGAACAGCGGCTGCGCCGGCACCGCTGA
- a CDS encoding LLM class flavin-dependent oxidoreductase, with product MTARRGVGLTPMETRRDVIVRAAVLAEELGYETFAVPEGWGLDSTPVVTEIALRTTRIQLASAVLSVWGRTPATLAMTAATLHQVCAGRYVLGLGASTKALVEGFHDVPFEHPAAKLREVVTQVRALLAGEPAQLRHLPGAHPLRLGQSPTSEVPIFLAALGPRTTRVAAEVGDGWIPALMARDHLPAAAEQLNRLRATVAPDRAALTVAAGPIAVADENPDTARHIAASCAAWYLTAMGGVYARSVSDQGYAPQISAIADANPRPSPRRGIIPPAAQSVLDQLAAYGTGGQVTEQLAAWDQVADVVTILLPPGLPWPTIEATLVAAAPPAAGRAEGPNAAVPRPGSAQVLR from the coding sequence ATGACTGCGCGGCGCGGGGTGGGCCTCACCCCCATGGAGACCCGGCGAGACGTCATCGTCAGGGCCGCAGTGCTGGCAGAAGAGCTGGGATACGAGACCTTCGCGGTTCCCGAGGGATGGGGCCTGGACTCCACCCCGGTCGTGACTGAGATCGCGCTGCGCACCACTCGTATCCAGCTGGCCTCGGCTGTCCTGTCGGTGTGGGGGCGCACCCCGGCGACACTGGCGATGACCGCCGCCACCCTGCACCAGGTCTGTGCGGGGCGCTACGTGCTCGGCCTGGGTGCCAGCACGAAAGCACTGGTCGAGGGGTTTCACGACGTGCCGTTCGAGCATCCGGCCGCGAAGCTGCGCGAGGTCGTCACCCAGGTCCGCGCGCTGCTCGCCGGCGAGCCGGCCCAGCTGCGCCACCTCCCTGGCGCGCACCCGCTGCGACTGGGCCAGTCCCCGACCTCCGAGGTGCCGATCTTCCTCGCGGCACTCGGCCCACGCACGACCCGGGTGGCCGCCGAGGTCGGCGACGGCTGGATCCCCGCGCTGATGGCCCGGGACCACCTCCCGGCCGCGGCGGAGCAGCTCAACCGGCTGCGGGCGACCGTCGCTCCGGACCGGGCGGCTCTCACCGTGGCGGCCGGCCCCATCGCCGTCGCCGATGAGAACCCCGACACCGCCCGGCACATCGCCGCCTCCTGCGCCGCCTGGTACCTCACCGCCATGGGCGGCGTCTATGCCCGGTCGGTGTCCGATCAGGGCTACGCCCCCCAGATCAGCGCCATCGCGGATGCCAACCCGCGACCGAGCCCGCGGCGCGGCATCATTCCCCCTGCCGCCCAGTCCGTCCTCGACCAGCTCGCCGCCTACGGAACCGGCGGCCAGGTCACCGAGCAGCTAGCGGCCTGGGACCAGGTCGCCGACGTCGTCACCATCCTGCTGCCACCTGGCCTGCCCTGGCCCACCATCGAGGCCACCCTCGTCGCCGCGGCGCCACCGGCCGCCGGCCGGGCCGAGGGACCGAACGCCGCCGTGCCCCGCCCAGGTTCCGCCCAGGTCCTCCGATGA
- a CDS encoding class I SAM-dependent methyltransferase, with protein MGFYDDQVLPRITDLALGRPMEETRARVAAGLSGEVLEIGFGSGRNIPHLPAGVTRLLAVEPAAVGRKLAASRIAAAPAPVEFIGDDGQALPLPDESVDHVLTTWTLCTIPDAEQALREIHRVLRPGGTMHFTEHGRSPRPGVARWQDRLTPSWGRLAGGCKLNRRIDELVEKSGLTVESVRTYPMSGTALMGFAYEGVASKPGTADLQEQRH; from the coding sequence ATGGGGTTCTATGACGACCAGGTGCTGCCCCGGATCACCGACCTCGCCCTCGGCAGACCGATGGAGGAGACCCGGGCGCGCGTCGCGGCCGGGCTGTCCGGCGAGGTTCTCGAGATCGGTTTCGGGTCGGGACGCAACATTCCGCATCTTCCAGCAGGCGTCACTCGCCTGCTCGCGGTCGAGCCCGCGGCCGTCGGCCGCAAACTCGCGGCGTCTCGCATTGCCGCGGCGCCCGCCCCGGTCGAGTTCATCGGTGACGATGGCCAGGCGCTACCCCTTCCGGACGAGTCGGTCGACCATGTGCTGACGACCTGGACACTGTGCACCATCCCCGATGCCGAACAGGCGCTGCGCGAGATCCATCGAGTACTGCGGCCCGGCGGCACGATGCACTTCACCGAGCACGGCCGCTCGCCCAGACCCGGCGTAGCCCGCTGGCAGGACCGGCTCACACCTTCCTGGGGCCGACTCGCCGGAGGCTGCAAGCTCAACCGCCGGATCGACGAGCTGGTCGAGAAGTCCGGACTAACCGTGGAGTCGGTCAGGACGTATCCGATGAGCGGTACGGCGCTGATGGGTTTCGCCTACGAGGGCGTCGCGTCGAAACCGGGCACAGCCGACCTCCAAGAGCAGCGTCACTGA
- the nhaA gene encoding Na+/H+ antiporter NhaA has protein sequence MPESPPRRFVVFDRGSWPESRRIAAILRKETIGGAVLLVATVLALVWANSPWSASYQSMVSYRLGPARLRLDLTVAEWAADGLLAIFFFVAGLELKREFVAGDLRDPRRAAVPVVAAMGGVAVPAVLYSLVNLDGGASRGWAIPTATDIAFALAVLAVVGRHLPPAPRTFLLTLAVVDDLLAIVIIAVVYTRHLSVVPLLGALVPFAVFTVLVQRRVRAWWLLLPLAAATWMLVHASGVHATVAGVLLGFAVPVRRRHGDQAGGPPTGPGLAEHFERRWRPISAGVAVPVFAFLSAGVTIGGLHGLTDALTDRAALGVMLGLLIGKPVGIMAATFLVARFTHATLDDELAWIDVLGLAVLAGIGFTVSLLIGELAFGTGSGHDDHIKIAILASSLFAAVLAAAVLRPRNRAYRASRATNSTQ, from the coding sequence GTGCCCGAGAGCCCACCTCGCCGGTTCGTGGTGTTCGATCGTGGATCGTGGCCGGAGAGCCGTCGGATCGCCGCCATCCTGCGCAAGGAGACCATCGGCGGCGCGGTGTTGCTGGTGGCCACCGTCCTGGCTCTGGTCTGGGCGAACTCGCCGTGGTCGGCCTCCTACCAGTCGATGGTGTCCTACCGCCTGGGGCCGGCCCGGCTGCGTCTGGATCTCACGGTGGCCGAATGGGCGGCCGACGGACTGCTCGCGATCTTCTTCTTCGTGGCGGGGTTGGAACTCAAACGCGAGTTCGTCGCCGGCGATCTGCGTGATCCGCGGCGAGCCGCCGTTCCGGTCGTCGCCGCCATGGGAGGCGTCGCGGTTCCGGCCGTGCTGTACTCGCTGGTCAATCTCGACGGCGGCGCGTCCCGGGGCTGGGCGATCCCGACCGCCACCGACATCGCGTTCGCGCTGGCGGTGCTGGCCGTCGTCGGACGGCATCTGCCGCCGGCGCCGCGGACCTTCCTGCTGACCCTCGCCGTGGTCGACGACCTGCTCGCCATCGTCATCATCGCGGTCGTCTACACCCGCCACCTCTCGGTCGTCCCGCTGCTGGGCGCCCTGGTGCCGTTCGCGGTGTTCACCGTCCTGGTGCAACGCCGAGTACGGGCGTGGTGGCTGCTGCTTCCCCTGGCCGCGGCCACGTGGATGCTGGTACACGCCTCCGGTGTGCACGCGACCGTCGCCGGGGTGCTCCTGGGATTCGCCGTGCCGGTACGACGACGACATGGCGACCAGGCCGGCGGGCCCCCGACGGGTCCCGGGCTGGCCGAGCATTTCGAGCGCCGCTGGCGGCCGATCTCGGCCGGTGTCGCGGTGCCGGTCTTCGCGTTCCTCTCCGCCGGGGTCACCATCGGCGGCCTGCACGGCCTGACCGACGCTCTGACAGACCGTGCCGCCCTCGGGGTCATGCTCGGCCTCCTCATCGGAAAACCCGTGGGGATCATGGCCGCTACCTTTCTGGTAGCCCGCTTCACCCACGCCACCCTCGACGACGAGCTCGCCTGGATCGATGTTCTCGGGCTGGCGGTCCTGGCGGGAATCGGGTTCACCGTCTCCCTGCTCATCGGCGAGCTCGCCTTCGGCACCGGCAGCGGCCACGACGACCACATAAAGATCGCCATCCTGGCCAGCTCCCTGTTCGCCGCTGTCCTCGCCGCCGCTGTGCTGCGCCCGCGCAACCGCGCGTACCGCGCGAGCCGCGCGACGAACTCGACTCAGTGA
- a CDS encoding ABC transporter permease subunit, with amino-acid sequence MSAFADTLRAEWTKFRTIRGWVIATVAIVGVIVAFGLMPGMQGSCGKNGPGSECSLPVGPGGEEVTDTFTFLHQALAGDGEVIARVTAITGLASGVDPDAPSHTVEPWAKAGLIVRAGTGQGSSYAAVMVTGGHGVRLQYDYTHDVAGSPGDTTTTAPRWLRLSRSGDTVTAAESVDGGRWTTVGTARLPGLPPTVEVGLFATSPQHSEELHAGLMSGAMGGPTQVTGTFDHLAARDGWTGAAWHPDVIGAPSGPSGDPLGAALGVERVGDAVRLTGSGDIAPAVAGAGGLGVSIAQTLVGTFVGLILAVVVGTVFVTAEYRRGLVRTTFAASPHRLRVLAAKATVVGGVMFVAGLAAAAATITLGQRVLRGNGVYVHAAPAGTEARVVVGTAALLAVAAVLALGLGTLLRRGVTAVTTAVLVIVLPYLLAMTVLTGDAARWLLRVSPAAAFALQQASPEYPQVANLYTPADGYFPLAPWAGFAVLAGWAAVVLAAAAVTQRRRDA; translated from the coding sequence ATGAGCGCGTTCGCGGACACGCTGCGGGCCGAGTGGACGAAGTTCCGGACCATCCGCGGCTGGGTCATCGCCACCGTCGCCATCGTCGGCGTCATCGTGGCGTTCGGGCTCATGCCGGGGATGCAGGGGAGCTGTGGCAAGAACGGCCCGGGATCCGAGTGCTCGCTGCCGGTCGGCCCCGGCGGCGAGGAGGTCACCGACACCTTCACGTTCCTGCACCAGGCGCTCGCCGGGGACGGCGAGGTCATCGCCCGGGTCACCGCCATCACCGGCCTGGCGTCCGGGGTGGACCCGGACGCGCCGAGCCACACCGTCGAGCCGTGGGCCAAGGCCGGCCTCATCGTCAGGGCGGGCACGGGGCAGGGCTCGTCGTACGCGGCGGTCATGGTCACCGGTGGCCACGGGGTGCGGCTGCAGTACGACTACACCCACGACGTCGCAGGCAGCCCCGGCGACACCACCACCACCGCCCCTCGCTGGCTGCGCCTGAGCCGATCCGGGGACACCGTCACGGCCGCCGAGTCCGTCGACGGCGGCCGGTGGACGACCGTCGGCACCGCTCGGCTGCCCGGCCTGCCGCCGACCGTCGAGGTCGGGCTGTTCGCCACGTCCCCGCAGCACTCCGAGGAGCTGCACGCCGGGCTGATGTCCGGCGCCATGGGCGGGCCGACCCAGGTGACCGGCACGTTCGACCACCTCGCCGCGCGGGACGGCTGGACCGGCGCGGCCTGGCACCCGGACGTCATCGGCGCGCCGAGCGGGCCGTCGGGCGATCCCCTGGGCGCCGCGCTGGGGGTCGAGCGGGTCGGCGACGCCGTGCGCCTGACCGGTTCCGGCGACATCGCGCCGGCCGTGGCCGGCGCCGGGGGCCTCGGGGTGTCCATCGCCCAGACGCTGGTCGGCACCTTCGTCGGCCTGATCCTGGCCGTCGTCGTGGGCACCGTGTTCGTCACCGCGGAGTACCGTCGCGGACTCGTCCGGACGACGTTCGCGGCCAGTCCGCACCGCCTGCGGGTCCTGGCCGCGAAGGCCACCGTCGTCGGCGGCGTCATGTTCGTCGCCGGCCTGGCCGCGGCGGCGGCCACGATCACCCTCGGGCAACGGGTGCTGCGCGGCAACGGCGTGTACGTCCATGCCGCCCCGGCCGGCACCGAGGCGCGCGTCGTCGTCGGCACCGCGGCCCTGCTCGCCGTAGCCGCGGTCCTGGCCCTCGGCCTCGGGACGCTGCTGCGGCGCGGCGTCACCGCGGTCACCACCGCGGTCCTCGTGATCGTCCTGCCATACCTGCTGGCCATGACCGTCCTGACGGGCGACGCGGCGCGCTGGCTGCTGCGCGTCAGCCCGGCGGCGGCGTTCGCGCTGCAGCAGGCGTCGCCGGAGTATCCGCAGGTGGCGAACCTCTACACGCCGGCCGACGGGTACTTCCCGCTCGCGCCGTGGGCCGGCTTCGCCGTCCTTGCCGGCTGGGCGGCCGTGGTCCTCGCCGCCGCCGCGGTGACGCAACGCCGGCGGGACGCATGA
- a CDS encoding ATP-binding cassette domain-containing protein has translation MITVNGLRKRFGETTALDGMTFTVQPGQVTGFVGPNGAGKSTTMRVVLGLDAADDGEALIDGHPYRSLRHPLRHVGALLDAAAVSPGRTARNHLLWLAHSQGLGAGRVDEVLDAVGLGSVGRRRAGGFSLGMRQRLGIAAALLGDPPALMLDEPFNGMDPEGIIWMRGLTRALAAEGRAVLVSSHLMSQLQDIADHVVVAGRGRVLADASVPELLAAVSDGRVTVRSSAARAAVVLAGGGGSVTAAGDGTLVVAGLPAEAIAALLSRHRVPFSELAAHRATLEDAYLELTRDAVEYRAAASAATTEEAR, from the coding sequence ATGATCACCGTGAACGGACTGCGGAAACGGTTCGGCGAGACCACCGCCCTGGACGGAATGACGTTCACCGTCCAGCCGGGGCAGGTCACCGGCTTCGTCGGGCCGAACGGCGCCGGCAAGTCGACCACCATGCGGGTCGTCCTCGGCCTCGATGCCGCCGACGACGGCGAGGCCCTGATCGACGGGCACCCGTACCGCTCCCTGCGCCACCCGCTGCGCCACGTCGGCGCGCTCCTCGACGCGGCCGCGGTCTCGCCGGGCCGCACCGCCCGCAACCACCTGCTGTGGCTCGCGCACTCCCAGGGGCTCGGGGCCGGCCGGGTCGACGAGGTCCTCGACGCCGTCGGGCTCGGTTCCGTCGGCCGGCGCCGGGCCGGGGGGTTCTCGCTCGGCATGCGGCAACGCCTCGGCATCGCCGCCGCGCTGCTCGGCGACCCGCCGGCGCTGATGCTCGACGAGCCGTTCAACGGCATGGATCCCGAAGGGATCATCTGGATGCGCGGTCTCACCCGGGCGCTCGCCGCCGAGGGGAGGGCGGTCCTGGTCTCCAGCCACCTGATGAGCCAGCTGCAGGACATCGCCGACCACGTCGTGGTCGCCGGCCGGGGCCGGGTCCTCGCCGACGCGAGCGTCCCCGAGCTGCTGGCCGCCGTGTCGGACGGCCGGGTCACGGTACGTTCCTCGGCCGCGCGCGCGGCGGTGGTGCTGGCGGGCGGTGGCGGTTCCGTCACGGCCGCCGGGGACGGCACGCTCGTCGTGGCCGGCCTGCCGGCCGAGGCGATCGCCGCGCTGCTCAGCCGCCACCGCGTGCCGTTCTCCGAGCTCGCCGCGCACCGGGCGACGCTCGAGGACGCCTACCTGGAGCTCACCCGCGACGCCGTGGAGTACCGCGCCGCCGCGTCGGCCGCCACCACGGAGGAGGCACGATGA
- a CDS encoding response regulator transcription factor, with amino-acid sequence MRVLVVEDFEILARTIRTGLRREGMAVDVALDGDDALARLVSTRYDVVVLDRDLPGTHGDEVCRRIVATYSGSRVLMLTASSTVRDRVDGLGLGADDYLPKPFDFAELVARIRALARRPTALVPPVLEHGDLTLDPGRRVASRGGRRLDLSPKELGVLECLLAASGRPVPAEELLERVWDEAADPFTTAVKTTIRRLRAKLGDPPVVFTVREGGYRIGEL; translated from the coding sequence ATGCGCGTCCTGGTGGTGGAGGACTTCGAGATTCTGGCCCGCACGATCAGGACCGGGCTGCGCCGCGAGGGGATGGCGGTCGACGTCGCGCTCGACGGTGACGACGCGCTGGCGCGCCTCGTGTCCACCCGGTACGACGTGGTGGTGCTCGACCGGGACCTGCCCGGCACGCACGGCGACGAGGTGTGCCGGCGGATCGTCGCCACGTACTCGGGCAGCCGGGTCCTCATGCTGACCGCGTCGAGCACGGTCAGGGACCGGGTCGACGGGCTTGGCCTGGGAGCCGACGACTACCTGCCGAAACCGTTCGACTTCGCCGAGCTGGTCGCCCGGATCCGGGCGCTGGCCCGCCGGCCGACCGCCCTGGTGCCGCCGGTGCTGGAGCACGGCGACCTGACCCTCGACCCGGGTCGGCGGGTCGCGTCCCGGGGCGGCCGGCGCCTCGACCTCAGCCCGAAGGAGCTCGGAGTGCTCGAATGCCTGCTCGCCGCGTCGGGACGGCCGGTGCCGGCCGAGGAGCTGCTCGAACGGGTGTGGGACGAGGCGGCGGACCCGTTCACGACCGCGGTGAAGACGACGATCCGCCGGCTGCGCGCCAAGCTGGGCGACCCGCCGGTGGTGTTCACCGTCCGCGAGGGCGGCTACCGGATCGGCGAGCTGTGA
- a CDS encoding sensor histidine kinase: MIPRPRLPRRLRTQLMLLYAIPFFVSGTVLLTAALVGTRSSAPVGAVLDPGLGPGPGPGMRPTTTTYFPFLTWSLCLVALLLVSVGLGWLVTARFLRPLRTITATARDISASNLHRRLGPTGRADEFAELAATLDDLFGRLEAAFASQRRFVANASHELRTPLTAQRAVLQVALADPDTTVDSLRVACGEVLELGATQERLIEALLTLASGEQGVDRREPFDLADIARQVLSYRPSHRPADVAVDSTLDAAPASGDPRLVESLVANLVDNALRYNVAGGRVEVTTSATSSGARLSVRNSGPVVQPAQVARLFEPFQQLHGRRIRHGEGHGLGLAIVRAIAEAHGARLAAAARPTGGLDIEATFPR; encoded by the coding sequence GTGATCCCCCGCCCGCGGTTGCCGCGGCGGCTGCGGACGCAGCTGATGCTGCTCTACGCCATCCCGTTCTTCGTGTCGGGCACGGTGCTGCTGACGGCGGCGCTGGTCGGGACCAGGTCGTCCGCGCCGGTCGGCGCGGTGCTCGATCCCGGGCTCGGGCCAGGCCCAGGGCCAGGGATGCGGCCGACCACGACGACGTATTTCCCGTTCCTCACCTGGTCGCTGTGCCTGGTCGCGCTGCTGCTGGTGTCGGTCGGGCTGGGCTGGCTGGTGACGGCCCGGTTCCTGCGGCCGCTGCGGACCATCACCGCGACGGCCCGGGACATCTCGGCGAGCAACCTGCACCGCCGGCTGGGGCCGACCGGCCGCGCCGACGAGTTCGCCGAGCTCGCGGCGACCCTCGACGACCTCTTCGGCCGGCTGGAGGCCGCGTTCGCGTCGCAGCGGCGCTTCGTGGCGAACGCGTCGCACGAGCTGCGCACACCTCTGACCGCGCAGCGAGCCGTCCTGCAGGTCGCCCTCGCCGACCCCGACACGACGGTCGACTCGTTGCGGGTGGCCTGCGGGGAGGTGCTTGAGCTGGGCGCGACGCAGGAGCGACTGATCGAGGCCCTGCTCACCCTGGCCAGCGGCGAGCAGGGCGTGGACCGGCGGGAGCCGTTCGACCTGGCCGACATCGCCCGGCAGGTCCTGTCGTACCGCCCATCGCATCGGCCCGCCGACGTGGCCGTCGACTCGACCCTCGACGCGGCACCCGCGTCGGGGGATCCGCGGCTGGTCGAGAGCCTGGTGGCGAACCTGGTCGACAACGCGCTGCGCTACAACGTGGCCGGTGGGCGGGTCGAGGTGACGACGTCGGCGACCTCCAGCGGGGCGCGGCTGTCCGTCCGCAACTCGGGGCCGGTCGTCCAGCCAGCGCAGGTCGCCCGACTTTTCGAGCCGTTCCAGCAGCTGCACGGCCGGCGCATCCGGCACGGCGAGGGCCACGGCCTGGGCCTCGCGATCGTCCGGGCGATCGCCGAGGCCCACGGCGCCCGGCTCGCCGCCGCGGCCCGGCCGACCGGCGGGCTGGACATCGAGGCCACCTTCCCGCGGTGA
- a CDS encoding dihydrofolate reductase family protein: MRTLIVTAFVSVDGVMEAPGGEAEYRNTGWTFKDIDFDPAAYEIKGREQEETTALLLGRISYEAFAPIWPTMEEFAGYNAMPRYVVSTTLTQDDPRWPATILRSVDEVAALKETEGGPIAVHGSAELGKSLADAGLVDRYHLLVFPVLLGAGKRLFSAADKDKAMLKLVEYQAYANGVQKQVFDVVR; the protein is encoded by the coding sequence ATGCGCACTCTGATCGTCACCGCCTTCGTGTCCGTCGACGGCGTCATGGAGGCGCCGGGCGGCGAGGCGGAGTACCGGAACACCGGCTGGACCTTCAAGGACATCGACTTCGACCCGGCCGCCTATGAGATCAAGGGCCGGGAGCAGGAGGAGACCACGGCGCTGCTGCTGGGGCGGATCAGCTACGAGGCGTTCGCCCCGATCTGGCCGACGATGGAGGAGTTCGCGGGCTACAACGCGATGCCGCGTTACGTCGTCTCGACCACGCTCACGCAGGACGACCCGCGGTGGCCGGCGACGATCCTGCGCTCCGTCGACGAGGTCGCGGCGCTGAAGGAGACCGAGGGCGGCCCGATCGCGGTGCACGGCAGCGCGGAACTGGGGAAGAGCCTGGCCGACGCGGGCCTGGTCGACCGTTACCACCTGCTGGTGTTTCCCGTCCTGCTGGGCGCCGGGAAGCGGCTGTTCAGCGCGGCCGACAAGGACAAGGCCATGCTGAAGCTGGTGGAGTACCAGGCCTACGCCAACGGCGTCCAGAAGCAGGTGTTCGATGTGGTCCGCTGA